A genomic stretch from Solanum stenotomum isolate F172 chromosome 8, ASM1918654v1, whole genome shotgun sequence includes:
- the LOC125875018 gene encoding protein CHUP1, chloroplastic-like, giving the protein MVREKRDIRPVIFKFGVALAISLGGILFTFFRTKRIKPSNSSSSPNSGELQNDDQTNPASGNSVSEFPWKYEDVSIPKIIIGSSRRNPSTNCRSGGDKDGLLLPEINELVKEFGSPPKASFSPCEDVKTPLQGADSPKECKIVGREDHEQEIKNLKNIVKTLKERERTHEIQLLEYYGSKEQEKAIMELQNRVKIHNLEDRHLGLKIESLKAEIMKLEAQVVDSAKVASDLEAANLKIKQLKKKLRLEADRNKEQILSLNEGVSKLQNEEKNPVQAESDVQLELQKLKDLEIEADELRKSNQSLRAENSTVADRLEYLQLFAISALEENVLAEALKEESLQLRKQNEELVKKVDHIQEGRYSDDDEVAYLKWINACLRYELRNYQPALGETTARDLSKTLSPNSRNKAKQLVVEYAAKEDQGDGGIHVLDLDSDQLSSQEPHLMNSGEFDGTSIAISSSHKIDTSNKSKFFRKLMRLIRGKDHHHNRSEMVHSTEENAARCSYCSSGYCSDMSVVDTGAVRPQSRSRTPSPGSSKQFIDFHSFDQGATTNRGESRNYPTRTRRYSDVGSLDYMSKRLAESPQEKGNNHDQENVHKSELAKYAEGLKGSRSKEPVRKRSASVSFF; this is encoded by the exons ATGGTGAGAGAAAAGAGGGATATAAGACCTGTAATCTTTAAATTTGGTGTTGCTTTAGCTATATCACTTGGTGGAATTCTCTTTACTTTTTTCAGAACTAAAAGAATCAAACCCTCTAATTCCTCTTCTTCACCTAATTCAG GCGAGCTGCAAAATGATGATCAGACAAACCCTGCCTCGGGGAATTCAGTTTCAGAGTTTCCATGGAAATAT GAGGATGTTTCCATACCAAAAATCATTATTGGGAGTTCTAGACGAAACCCATCTACAAATTGTAGGTCTGGTGGAGACAAAGATGGGCTTCTTCTGCCGGAGATCAATGAACTTGTAAAGGAATTTGGTTCGCCTCCAAAGGCTAGTTTTTCACCATGTGAGGATGTTAAAACACCACTGCAGGGTGCAGATTCACCCAAGGAATGCAAGATTGTCGGAAGGGAGGACCATGAGCAAGAGATTAAGAACCTGAAGAATATTGTTAAAACTCTTAAAGAAAGGGAGAGGACTCATGAGATCCAACTGCTCGAGTATTATGGCAGCAAGGAGCAAGAAAAGGCCATCATGGAGCTTCAAAATCGTGTAAAGATACACAATTTGGAGGACAGGCATTTGGGTCTAAAGATCGAGTCTTTGAAAGCAGAGATTATGAAATTAGAGGCTCAAGTGGTTGATTCTGCAAAGGTTGCTTCAGACCTTGAAGCTGCGAATTTGAAAATAAAGCAGCTGAAAAAGAAGCTCAGGTTGGAAGCTGATCGTAATAAGGAACAGATTTTATCCCTTAATGAAGGAGTTTCGAAGCTGCAGAACGAGGAGAAGAATCCTGTTCAAGCTGAATCGGATGTTCAGTTGGAGCTCCAAAAGCTGAAGGACTTGGAGATCGAGGCTGATGAGTTGAGGAAATCTAACCAAAGCTTAAGAGCGGAAAACTCAACAGTAGCTGATAGACTGGAATATCTTCAGCTCTTTGCCATTTCTGCTCTGGAAGAGAATGTATTG GCAGAAGCACTGAAAGAAGAAAGTCTACAGCTGAGAAAGCAAAATGAAGAATTAGTAAAGAAAGTTGATCACATTCAAGAAGGTCGCTACAGTGATGATGACGAAGTAGCCTATCTTAAATGGATAAATGCTTGCCTGCGGTATGAGCTGAGGAACTATCAGCCTGCCCTAGGTGAAACAACTGCAAGGGATCTCAGTAAAACGTTAAGCCCCAACTCTAGGAATAAAGCCAAGCAACTAGTTGTTGAATATGCGGCTAAAGAAGACCAAGGGGACGGGGGAATCCATGTTTTGGATCTTGATTCTGACCAGTTATCCTCCCAAGAACCACATCTTATGAATTCGGGTGAGTTTGATGGTACTTCTATTGCTATTTCTTCGTCCCATAAGATTGACACTTCAAACAAAAGCAAATTCTTTCGTAAGCTTATGAGACTAATACGGGGAAAGGACCATCATCATAATCGTTCAGAAATGGTTCACAGCACTGAAGAGAATGCAGCAAGATGCTCTTATTGTTCTTCTGGGTACTGTTCAGATATGTCTGTCGTAGATACTGGAGCTGTTAGGCCCCAGAGCAGATCAAGAACACCATCTCCAGGTTCATCCAAACAATTTATAGATTTCCATTCATTTGATCAAGGCGCTACAACCAATAGAGGAGAAAGCAGAAACTATCCGACACGTACAAGGAGATACAGTGATGTGGGCTCTTTAGATTATATGTCAAAACGTCTCGCTGAATCAcctcaagaaaaaggaaataaccATGACCAAGAAAATGTTCATAAATCTGAGTTGGCGAAATATGCAGAAGGTTTGAAAGGATCTCGCTCTAAAGAACCAGTTCGCAAGAGATCAGCATCAGTTAGTTTCTTCTAA